Proteins co-encoded in one Strix uralensis isolate ZFMK-TIS-50842 chromosome 2, bStrUra1, whole genome shotgun sequence genomic window:
- the LOC141939949 gene encoding delta-sarcoglycan-like — protein MNKVTKVPSWAALFLLILTHLITGPQAVEAHSQKFEVKTLSGKLLFSADDNKVVVGAERLRVLGAEGTVFPKSTETPNVRADPFKELRLESPMHALVMEAPKGIEINAEAGSLKAMCRTELRLESKDGEITLDSAKIKLPDLPQGSSSSTGSRQKIYELCVCPSGRLFLSQAGTSSTCQINTSVCH, from the exons ATGAACAAAGTTACAAAAG TTCCATCATGGGCTGCTTTATTCTTACTCATCCTTACTCACCTTATAACAGGTCCCCAAGCAGTGGAAGCACACAGCCAAAAATTTGAGGTGAAAACCCTCTCTGGaaaattgctgttttctgcagatgaCAACAAAGTGGTGGTTGGAGCAGAGAGATTGAGAGTTTTAGGAGCAGAAGGCACAGTGTTCCCTAAATCTACAGAAACTCCCAATGTCAGGGCAGACCCCTTCAAGGAACTAAGACTGGAGTCACCTATGCATGCACTGGTGATGGAGGCTCCAAAAGGCATCGAGATCAACGCTGAGGCCGGCAGCTTGAAAGCCATGTGCAGGACAGAGCTCAGGCTGGAATCCAAAGATGGAGAGATAACGTTGGATTCTGCAAAAATCAAACTACCTGATTTGCCTCAAGGATCTTCCTCTTCTACAGGGTCCAGGCAAAAAATCTACGAGCTCTGTGTGTGTCCCAGTGGGAGGTTATTTCTGTCTCAGGCAGGCACTAGCTCAACCTGCCAGATAAATACGAGCGTCTGCCATTGA